AGGAGTTTAGCCGCCGTTgtggtagcctacaatatttaacCATTTGACCTGTGACATGAACGATGGCAGCTGCTGAAAATGATCAATCTACCTAGCCTCAATTTTGAGGCATTTGCATTTCGACGAAGCGCAACATTGAACAGACATTGTTTCTGGTAACGTACATTTGAAACACTGTAACAAACACCAGTGCTGTTTTTCTTGCAGATATTGATACGAGGCAGcatcatatatttaatatacaatatattcTCTCAATATCATCCATATTAATGCGCTCTGCAGTGAACGTAAAATACATTACGAACCCAATGAGGCGCGACCGACGAACTTACAGATTTTGAAACTGATTTTCTAACCGCACTGGTATGCGAACAAAGATACGGagacaacaaaaaaaatctgacagCAAATTGAAACCATGTTTTATAGATTGACATTTCAGTGAGAGAGGTTGAAAGAGCTGAACTTCACATACGCTGCTAAAATAATTACTCACCTCGCCTGTCCCCGAGTGTAAAAcgcaatgtttttgtttttaagtcaTAGTCCCCATATGATAGTATGCGTCATGTTCACTGACTTCCGCGTTCGAGAAGCGAGCTGAgagaaaagaaaataaaggCGGAGAGGGCATGCGCGTCTAATAGCGACTTCACCCGTTGCTGCGCAGACTGATCGGCGTATGACgtcaagtaccgcgagagcacaTGTTTTGAATGCCTCTCGCGATAACTCGATGTTATACGCTGATCCGTCTGCGCAGCGCCCGGCAAAGTCTAACACACCCAATTATGTGCAttaaaatagacaaaaacaacTAACAATAAAGATTTTATAGGAATTTGTTTTATAGGAAACATACACCAGTAGACCAAGCATTAGAATATAGTGTTAAATAGAAATAGGTTTAGAGGAACACAGATTTACTTTGAATGTGTGTAAATCATGATTGGTAAATGAAGGACATATGAAGGCTGTGTTTCTTTATTTGGAAGATCAACACTGCCCTTAACACATTTCCAAAATACATGTCTGCTCAAAGCATTGTCTAAACAAGTTTTGATTTATTATTATGCAATACTTGGTCTGTGAATTGCATGTGAATAAACAGAGCAGAACATCCTGAATAATTATCTATTTCATACATGGGTTTTTGTTTGTGCACATGTCCTTTAACGTGTACAGCCTATAACCTGTAAAACAAGTTCATCTAGATCttgtattaaaataaaggtTTATTTCCTTAACATGCACTTCAAATTAATGATTAGTATTTTATGGtgtgaaattaaactttactCTTGCttgaaaatacaggaaatgcaAATCATTCAAAAATTAGGTTTAGCAGGAACGAAACTCTGACCCATTTGTGTTACAAAAATATAGAAGcactttttactttcacttttgcaCAATAGTTGCTTATTGGTTATCATGCAATTTTGAGTGGCCAAAGCTTAAAAACAATCtttgttttgtatattaatAATACTACTACATGATTTCTTTTTTGCATTCCAAGTATGTTATTCCAGAAAATGTACACAATTTTTCTGACCGGTAAAATTATAACATAAAATGTTTCAGTGGGTCCGATATGATGCGGTAAGATTTTGTCAACTTAACCATCAGGAAATTGCACTCATCTAAATTGGTGCATGCAAAAAATTAGCGTACAGTGACGATAATATATGCAATAAAGTATAAGCAACCCTGAACAACTTTGTGAAAACTACACAAAAATATGGTTTAAAGAgcacccatttcattgctaaaaaacacttattttgtgtatttggtataatacaacgtgttcgcgtggtttatgtttaagggcggtttcacatttggtgcgattgcctggtccgaacccgagttcgattgctcCACCCTCCCCATGCCCCCCATGGACtgtgttcacatattatttATGCATCCGAACCGCGGTACCCTTGCATCATCAAGATGCAGCCGGCGCGTTCTCATGTTGCTTGGCAACCGCTGTAAACGAGAAGAAGACAAGCGTGATTGACGAACTGCAAGCGGAGAGATGATTTCTGAATGCCTCCGCAAAAATTGACGTCGGCGGACAGCCAGTTGTCATCAAAACGACTTTAGTATGTTTGGGACAGACAGACGCAAGTGCGtttctgtattatttctttgaaaacaaaaccaaatgtttaaaaaaataagaacaaaagtcaagcaagcattctatgcattttgttgtcaaggtaagtgcatgcacacaaacacgcacgtCTGTTTTGGTGGGACATTCCATATAATACGTAATTAACAGCGGTTGACTTCCGCGATTCGGTACGATTGCGCTCACATTAGCAGCGAACCGATCTGGAGTTCACATGAACCGGACCCCAGACCACCCTTTTTAAGCGGACTCGAGTACGTTTCACGAACccgggtgcgcaccaaaagtgctaatgtgaaaacgccctaaaaaacatttttggagcTCCAGATATCAATCTTTCTGTAATgcattgatttgaaaagctctctgtccctgattggccagctaatctgtacattgtgattgtcCTGAACACATCTGACATCAgacggaaatgtgatgctctttaccatgtttgaaaaattTGTGCGCAATGCTAACATGAGTTAACTTGCAGGCTgtaagcgggaggaattatgataatgtcggtctttactacatcaccaatcccaggaagtaaactgtttcctccaatccgtgtgtttgttgaagtccaagaaaagagatttatgttggagacgataacttgggCCATTGTTTagtttggggtttgtaccttttgcatatcgttaccATGTACTTATAcatacttacacaccaaaggaaatgtaaaaacgtgaattggacaataggtgctctttaagaagCAAAGTGGCTTAAAAAGACGCAATCTCCCAACCAAACACAATAGACAAtcagtaaaattaaataaataaaatgaaacacaagGATGTTTTATTAGGTTCAACACCTGACAATTACAGAAACCCATAATAACTGCTGCCTTTGCCTGAGCAGCTTTTGAAATACTTGGGTACAAAAAGGATCGTTCGCCATGGCAACCAGTCGAGCGTTTAAATCTTATCATGCCAAGCCCTTACAGAATCAGTATAGAATGCTACATGGTCAAAACTGCATAGTGTAGTACAGCTGATATAGATGATGTCCTTCATACTCGGCGTGAAGCAAGTTTTTATAACACAAGTGTACCGTGCTTGGCATTTCCATGATAAGAAGTGCTTGGTAGAGGACTTGATAAAGTCAGTGAAGAGGAATAATGGGTAACAACCATAAGAACATTCAAACAGGAAACAAAGCATATAATTACAAAAGACAACACATTGTTCAATCACACCCCCTTTCCCCACTTATTCCACACCCATCTCCACGAGAGATATTTAGCATTACTAAAGTGCATCTCTACAAAGACGTCAGATCTATTTTAAGAAACGCAACACACAGACATACGGTATATAAATAGATATGCTTGGAGTTGTGTGTTTTGCAATGATACTgtagaaacatttttagaaacCATCTATCTATTTACATGCATCGATTTGTACGTTTTGTAAGATAAGCATAGCAGACAAAGGTATGTTTTCCGAGGCGACCAGATGACTGACTACTTTTATTCATTTtcgtttttatattttaagcaaGCATGGTGATAAAAGCACACATTGGTGATCAAGGTTTGATGTGTTCTCTGATCTGAGGTCCAGTACCGTCAAATTTTGGGCAGCTTTGGAGCACTTATGCTGGGGTTGGTCTCCTGTAGAAAGCGACGGCCTGCGCATTTGTAGTCATAAGAGCAGTTGTGGGTCTCTGCATAGCGGTGCACTGAACAGAAGATGTTGCCACACCTTatacaaaaacaaatgcaaaagaTAAACACCAATCTAACTGCTGTAAAGGTTCAAATTTATCTAGTAACGGACCTGATATGCAACTTGACTGATGTTAACCTACTGAGGAAATGTGCACAGCTTCTTTTTCTAAATCAAATGACTTGtttgcattttttgtttttagaaaAGATTTCCGTCCACACAGCACATGACCGTAAAAGCATGAAACATGCCCATTCATGCATTCCTGGCACTTTACCACTTAAACAtcttaaatcacaaaaaatcctgcaatggcttttaaacaaacattatCCAAACATCATTCTGTGATTATGAAGAGAAATCCGAACAATAAAATTCAAAAAATTCAAGCAGACACTATAAAAAGAAAGTGCTACATTTTGTATTATATACAAGAACCTTTAACCAAAAAAGTGCTCTGTCCTCAGTCCCAAATTAAATACTTATTTCCTTTCAATATTCCAATCAAACACTGGCTATCATACCTGTTGTAGGGTAATAAAACCCCCTATACTGATTAAGAGTTAGGGAGAAAACACCTATGGCAGTACTGTACCTGCAGTCATAGCTGGTGGCTAAGCCAGTCTTCTTCCCACACAGGAAGCATCGTTTTGAGCTCTTTTTCTTTGTGACAGTAGGAACCTTCACAGGTGGTAAGTGATGTGTCAGGGTACCTAAACCATCATTTCCAATATACACAGAAAAACAAAGGATGGAAAAAAAGAGGGTTGCATTGAAAAATGCATTGTGTTTATTGTAACCACTGCATTAACAAAGACACCACACTTTTAAATAACAGACCAATGAGATATTCTCACCAACCAATATAAGAATATGCAGAAGAAGAAGTATAAAAGCAAAGAGACATGCATTATAAAAAAGAGCATGTGATGTGAGGCAGGCAGAAGCACTGGGGCATAAAATTTGGGGCCTACTTGTTTGGCTATCGCATCTGTTATTTGCTATCATCATTATATTTTCAAGTCACTGACAGTCTCGGATGTGTCAGAATATTCAGATTATCTGAAATACTGGCAGTAAAATGTCAGAGAACACGTCCCAAGTGTACCAGCACCAACTGCTGTGGATATATCATCTAGACTTGTAAATATACAATTATGGCTCGCAGTCTCTCTACGAGCATAAGTTATAAGGACATGTCTATTCTCTCAGTTTTATTGTTTCTGTAAACATTGTGTGAATATTTATCTATGCGTCTGTATTGAGGTTTTCATTTCCTGTTTCTTGGTTTCAGTCAGCAGTTCTGCCCTGCATGATGATGAATATTTATGCTTGCCAGTCTATTACCGAGCTCACTTAACACACAACAGCTACTGTTAAGGCCCAAGTATAGTCCATTTTTACGTgtaagtatagtttatttgactcgtacatgTACACAGACATTCAACccatgtgggtgattctcacgaaatccagatatAGAAGGTGTCCGgcatcagaattttttaaaagcccttgaagccatttttttgcacatatgagattaaggtctgaacttactataatcattatttttagaggatttaaaaaaatatttcctataaaattatttaaatttttatcaaaaatgatcattaccgcaacatgatattacattaaatatatgcattaacaaactcatgtttcgttaatgagaactaaaaagttgtactatgacaaacaaaattttaacttttatctggagagaaaaaataagaactgcttacctggtagccatcttaagAGTCACAGTCAATtgtgtcccttccaactatttttttaaatcttagttccttgagggcttaaacaatgattgaaaattgttgcggggatgagaaaattggtattggacacatttatattccttattattgtctctacatttaccaatgatcaccaaataccacatgtttatttttactgtaaatgtttatagtataacattcactgaagctttttattttttaaattttttaattataaattttccatgtcaaaggacccaaatccagtcatggacacgttgcggtaatgaaaatctTCCccttaaaattagaaaaacaacaaaattgttttttatgatgtcatttgaaatcatgtgcaaaatagtacatgaagaaatgtttataactgtatgcttcttattttgatagcatttactttattatcaaaatgtttcatgtcaCCTCgcaagtctaatttcgcgagaatcacccatggcactgcgacaaaatgcaaatgcaatgcatctcttGTGCTACATACTCGTCCACCTGTGATCAGATTCACCAAagcgcatcttaataccaggtgtaaacagggccaCAGAGCCAATTAGCAACCTATCAGCTTCAATTCAGAGAGTGTCAATACATCAGGTAATGAATTTGATCCGGGTAAAGACATTTAACGGCTTGAACAAGGCTAGATGTAGAAAGCAGCTTTTACCACaatttaaaaagtttcacaaaCAACTCAAACTTGCCATTTCACTTAGAAGCGCAAGTGGATTTTAATgacagggtgcatgatttttaaaaaacactttggaaaagggagtcgggcagagtaccaaaacacacttgtagccaatcagcagtaaggggcatgtctactaaccaacatcgttgcctggtttgcatatgtgtggggcgggtctatcaaaagaaggtccagattctattagggtaggggcgtgtttgtttaggtgaattcaaatgtcaacattagctttcagagatcatgcaccccgcctttaagatgGGTTTCAGAGGCCTGAGATCAACAGGtataaattgtttaaagcaGTGATGAGTAAAAAAGTGTAACAAATGGCGGAGGTTTGCCACAGATGGTATTACCGGTCAACAACAACCTTTTTCAGAAGTTGTTTTGTGAAATGGTAATCCAACCGGTTCATTTCACACAAACAGCACACTCTGTTTATAATGTCAACCCACTTACCTAATCTCTTTATTGAATTGGAGAGGCCAACTGATGAGCTTGACGCCTGCAACAACAAGATCTTGCTTGATAAAGCGTTCGTGAGATTGCCATGACACTATTTCTCATTAGCTGAAATGCCAAATCTAATGACTTGCACTTGTAATCTGTCTTGTATGCTGTATAATGTGCACCATGTTTCTTTTTATGAAGGGTTACATGCTTTACTAGTAGAACTAATTTGGACGACAATCTTCACGTGTCACATTGAATTAACGCAACCCGCTGAGATCAAATGTGCATCATCTGTTTGATGCTGTAAAAAGGTGATATCTGTAAAAGCAGAAGGCATGGACTCACCGTGTCAGTGGCTGTTCTCTGCAGGGGCGAGATCCTCCTCAACAGGTCTTCCTGCAACAGATGCAGGCTGGTTGGTAGATGGGCAGCCGTACCGTACTCTTGTGCCTCCGTGTCTGTCAGCGAGGACAGGAGCTCTGCCCTGCTCACAGTGCCTAAAGGTTCTTTAGCCATTTTGGGAATGCCTTGGGCCTCGCTCTTGGAAGTCACCTGTGAGAGCTTATCACATGGGTCACCATGCACAGATGTGGACCGTAGGGGTGAGCTGGCTGAAAAAGCAGGGCTGATGCTGGTTGTGAGGAGAGAATGAGATGGGCTGGGTTGCAAAGAGACCCCTGTGAACTCAAAGTGCTGTGGTATTTCAGGTTGGGCCGTCCACGTGCCAATTCCGTTGACGGCTTGAGAAAGTAGAGGAGATCCAGTCTTGGTATCTGGAACAGTCGCTAAGGAGTTCAGACCTCCCTCCCGTTGAGTGGATACGTCCAGACTTAAAGGTTTGGGAATATTAAATGGAACTGGCTTGGGAGGCTCAATCACAGTTGAGTTCTCGGGTACCGTTAGTCTGTCACCCTCAGGGTCCACCTCATCCTGGATGCCCGGGTTGGGCAGAATGGATACAGGTGGGTACACACAGTCCCTCATAACTTTAGGCCCTCTCATGTCCAATCTGGACACTTTAGGAGGGAGTCTGATCTTTCTGGgcactgaattatgccatggtTCATCAGCCTGCAGCATATATATGCTAGACGCTGCAGAGGAAGTATGAGACCGTCTCGAGGAAGTGGGACTTGAGAGAGAAGCAAATGGTTGGTAGGAGGAGCCAGCAGCAAGAGATGAGACTGCAGGTTGCGGCTGATCACCAATTGGAGGTAGATGTGTTGAAGAGGCGTGGCCTATCTGAGGAAGGACACGGAAGATTCGGTGGTGTCGGGCAGAACCGAGGGAATTGCTGCAGGGCCGTGGACCCACTGGAGGTCGGACTTTTAATTTAGCCATTTTTTTGGGCTGATGAGCACACAAGAAAACAATCTTTAGATTGTTTACAGTCTATATTTGGATAAGAATTTATCATTGGATCATTaacatttgtgcattttgcagatacttttatttaaaaaaatgtagtgccttcaaattatgcattttggaccagatttactaaacagggTAAATTagtgtaaaattgtaaaaaaagcgCATATGGGAGTGGACATTTCGGTCTATCATTTATtgacaatgtgcatgttaaaaaatatgagtgtaaaaatctcatttcCATAAGGACTGGTTTTAAATCGTATGATTTATGACCCTGCTTTTTAGGTGTAAACAATATCGCAAATACCAGTAAACTTTGGTAAAACGCATTGCTTGATTCATTTTAATACTCTTCTCCCATAAATTTTGAGTATGAAAAGGAAACTTTTATaaatatgcaataaggtcagtggCAAAAACAACTGTGTTTTAATGGCAAAAGAGGTGTTTGCGCTGGCGCAAGCAGTTAGTAAATCTAGACCTTTATCTGTAGACGTGTTTACTGTTTTCCCTAGTCTCGACTTATCACGTTTCACTTCATGCTTTGCTCTGACATAAGCAGTCATGCCCATAAATAGCTCCACAAATGCATACTACGGTGTATAAGTACAGCACTGCACTTTAAACAGTATAGTACAATCTCTGCAGGAAGACACATACTTGTGTATAACTAGCTTACAAAACGCATAGCTATGTACAGAAGTAGCTTAAAGTATCAAGGgtgaaatgtaaaaatataagtaACTCAAACACAGATCCTGACATATatgcatagtttagcataaacAAATAGTTTCTGCTTATATTTCTCATTTGTATGTAGCTTTGAATAAAAGATGTAAATGGAGGTCCATGCACTACAGATATAGGCTTTGTCAGAATATGTGGAGGAGGAAAAATGCTGTACCTTTTTGTTAAGGTTCATATTCTCCATCTTGGCCTTGAGCAGTTTCATCTTGTTCATTGTCATAGAGTTCTCCAGCGTCTGCTCCTCCGTATACACATTGTGAGCAGGGGCACTGCTGAAACAAGAACATTCAAGCACAAACTCGCATTCAATTTGTGTTTAATAGTGCTGCTCTTTTTCCTTATGTTGCGCAACGTGATATACATTGCATTTAAACACAATATATAATGGGTGGTGTTTTACTAAAAGTCTCTTAGCTGTGCCAAGGGCATCAGTGGTTCATTACGAGTTTTGTCTAACTGATTCTCAGAATGGTGTGTGATCAATGAGGCGACAACAGCTGATTTCAGCTGAACACTACAGTTCCCCCAATCCTAATGATGCTAAACAATACGCTAAAACTAAACTAGACCTGAAATTTAACTAGAtattctttgcatttaaaggaaaagGCACTTGCTGTCATGATCATTGGGAGTTGTGGGCAGTTTGCCAGGGCATTACTATGGTGGTTGCTAGGTGTTTGGTGTAGTTAAGTGCTCCTGTATTGCATTAACAGCGCAAAAAGTCATAGGTTCAAACCCAAGGAACACACAGGCTGCTAAAATACAGGTATACCttttaatgcactgcaagtcgctttagataaaagtgtttgccaaatgcataaatgtaggtGTTGCTTTGCCATTGTAAGGCTATTTAGATGCTTGCTAGGCCCTTGCTAGGTTGCTTGCCCACCCTTAAAtcttctttttattatttttcctagATATGGCTCAGATCTACATTGCAAGTCGTTTTTAAGGCCATTTTATCACCCGCTGGGTGAACTGCTGTGAAAAGTAATAAAATGCCTCCTCTTAACAGCAGTGATTCAAGCTGTCATTCATATCATAGCATTCTTCTAACCATGAGaaattgaagagctcagatgcaaaagccactaaaaatttaggccattcagaaataccagtttgttggcagaCACATGGATCACATCCTTCTAATGCatggttcagtttcttcatttttacattatgaCCTTCATCATCAATGTTTCTAGTTGGACCCTTAGTGATTTTACAACTGTTTACTCTGTCTTGTCCTGGGCAGTGATTTTATAAGCTTGCATGCATATAAatggttttgcagcgaaagacagtcaaatttgttaaaaatcaataaaatgactaaagtgacatttatgaaaataaggcattttacTTACTGGcctttcattgccattaaagtgaaagtaCTGAACCAAAACATAAGAACCTGATATAAAAAGATACAGACGCACTTAGGTAGCATGTACACCAAAGCGTATGTTCAAAAAGCGATTTTCAAAAACGGCAGCAGCTGGCGGTTTTTGTCCGTGCGGAGTGTCGGCGTTCAGGGTTCGAGTTGAAAAAtcttcaactttgggtgaaaagctcaacttgtcaatgtcacttctcactcgtctgtccaatcacagtggaggaagggtgggacaaatatcacaacaaccaaccggcgcatctATCaccgactgataaacaaagcaaaacTATCATAGCAAataaagcgctcagctgaagaaaagcTGGAAAGCCTTGGCGTTTTTAGCCACATTTAAACGCTTTGGCGTACACGCTTACTTAGAGGGTattgcatctgaactcctcaaTTTAATAATGATGTAGCTTGCCTTAAAGCCcccatgaatttaaaattaaacCCTTTTCCTTTTAGTATAAATACGTTAAGTTTAAGAATATCTATAAACTGGT
This Misgurnus anguillicaudatus chromosome 11, ASM2758022v2, whole genome shotgun sequence DNA region includes the following protein-coding sequences:
- the zfand4 gene encoding AN1-type zinc finger protein 4 isoform X1, with product MSDKRNPPFFNDDSIGVMPYKLPFSETMELFIETLTGTCFQLRVSPFEQVISVKVKIQRREGIPVSQLHLIWNGMELEDEYSLRDYNITEGCTLKLVLAMRGGPVNTRRVTDDSVRDISECMDAGRDEKWEKSLPNKQVTFLVYREGDQLNLFRVLERGGGTLAPVSESLSSAPAHNVYTEEQTLENSMTMNKMKLLKAKMENMNLNKKPKKMAKLKVRPPVGPRPCSNSLGSARHHRIFRVLPQIGHASSTHLPPIGDQPQPAVSSLAAGSSYQPFASLSSPTSSRRSHTSSAASSIYMLQADEPWHNSVPRKIRLPPKVSRLDMRGPKVMRDCVYPPVSILPNPGIQDEVDPEGDRLTVPENSTVIEPPKPVPFNIPKPLSLDVSTQREGGLNSLATVPDTKTGSPLLSQAVNGIGTWTAQPEIPQHFEFTGVSLQPSPSHSLLTTSISPAFSASSPLRSTSVHGDPCDKLSQVTSKSEAQGIPKMAKEPLGTVSRAELLSSLTDTEAQEYGTAAHLPTSLHLLQEDLLRRISPLQRTATDTASSSSVGLSNSIKRLGTLTHHLPPVKVPTVTKKKSSKRCFLCGKKTGLATSYDCRCGNIFCSVHRYAETHNCSYDYKCAGRRFLQETNPSISAPKLPKI
- the zfand4 gene encoding AN1-type zinc finger protein 4 isoform X3 translates to MPYKLPFSETMELFIETLTGTCFQLRVSPFEQVISVKVKIQRREGIPVSQLHLIWNGMELEDEYSLRDYNITEGCTLKLVLAMRGGPVNTRRVTDDSVRDISECMDAGRDEKWEKSLPNKQVTFLVYREGDQLNLFRVLERGGGTLAPVSESLSSAPAHNVYTEEQTLENSMTMNKMKLLKAKMENMNLNKKPKKMAKLKVRPPVGPRPCSNSLGSARHHRIFRVLPQIGHASSTHLPPIGDQPQPAVSSLAAGSSYQPFASLSSPTSSRRSHTSSAASSIYMLQADEPWHNSVPRKIRLPPKVSRLDMRGPKVMRDCVYPPVSILPNPGIQDEVDPEGDRLTVPENSTVIEPPKPVPFNIPKPLSLDVSTQREGGLNSLATVPDTKTGSPLLSQAVNGIGTWTAQPEIPQHFEFTGVSLQPSPSHSLLTTSISPAFSASSPLRSTSVHGDPCDKLSQVTSKSEAQGIPKMAKEPLGTVSRAELLSSLTDTEAQEYGTAAHLPTSLHLLQEDLLRRISPLQRTATDTASSSSVGLSNSIKRLGTLTHHLPPVKVPTVTKKKSSKRCFLCGKKTGLATSYDCRCGNIFCSVHRYAETHNCSYDYKCAGRRFLQETNPSISAPKLPKI
- the zfand4 gene encoding AN1-type zinc finger protein 4 isoform X4 — its product is MNTACVITITDDSVRDISECMDAGRDEKWEKSLPNKQVTFLVYREGDQLNLFRVLERGGGTLAPVSESLSSAPAHNVYTEEQTLENSMTMNKMKLLKAKMENMNLNKKPKKMAKLKVRPPVGPRPCSNSLGSARHHRIFRVLPQIGHASSTHLPPIGDQPQPAVSSLAAGSSYQPFASLSSPTSSRRSHTSSAASSIYMLQADEPWHNSVPRKIRLPPKVSRLDMRGPKVMRDCVYPPVSILPNPGIQDEVDPEGDRLTVPENSTVIEPPKPVPFNIPKPLSLDVSTQREGGLNSLATVPDTKTGSPLLSQAVNGIGTWTAQPEIPQHFEFTGVSLQPSPSHSLLTTSISPAFSASSPLRSTSVHGDPCDKLSQVTSKSEAQGIPKMAKEPLGTVSRAELLSSLTDTEAQEYGTAAHLPTSLHLLQEDLLRRISPLQRTATDTASSSSVGLSNSIKRLGTLTHHLPPVKVPTVTKKKSSKRCFLCGKKTGLATSYDCRCGNIFCSVHRYAETHNCSYDYKCAGRRFLQETNPSISAPKLPKI
- the zfand4 gene encoding AN1-type zinc finger protein 4 isoform X2, with the translated sequence MSDKRNPPFFNDDSIGVMPYKLPFSETMELFIETLTGTCFQLRVSPFEQVISVKVKIQRREGIPVSQLHLIWNGMELEDEYSLRDYNITEGCTLKLVLAMRGGPVNTRRVTDDSVRDISECMDAGRDEKWEKSLPNKQVTFLVYREGDQLNLFRVLERGGGTLAPVSESLSAPAHNVYTEEQTLENSMTMNKMKLLKAKMENMNLNKKPKKMAKLKVRPPVGPRPCSNSLGSARHHRIFRVLPQIGHASSTHLPPIGDQPQPAVSSLAAGSSYQPFASLSSPTSSRRSHTSSAASSIYMLQADEPWHNSVPRKIRLPPKVSRLDMRGPKVMRDCVYPPVSILPNPGIQDEVDPEGDRLTVPENSTVIEPPKPVPFNIPKPLSLDVSTQREGGLNSLATVPDTKTGSPLLSQAVNGIGTWTAQPEIPQHFEFTGVSLQPSPSHSLLTTSISPAFSASSPLRSTSVHGDPCDKLSQVTSKSEAQGIPKMAKEPLGTVSRAELLSSLTDTEAQEYGTAAHLPTSLHLLQEDLLRRISPLQRTATDTASSSSVGLSNSIKRLGTLTHHLPPVKVPTVTKKKSSKRCFLCGKKTGLATSYDCRCGNIFCSVHRYAETHNCSYDYKCAGRRFLQETNPSISAPKLPKI